The Ahaetulla prasina isolate Xishuangbanna chromosome 5, ASM2864084v1, whole genome shotgun sequence genomic sequence GCCTTCCATTCAATTCCTCATGAAAGCACATAGAGGAAGTTACTCAGAACATCCATTGAACTTCACTTTCTCAGGTTGATAATTCTGTTCTATCAGGATCCTGCAATACAGATTAGAGACTACTGCAATGGTGACTTAACGACCCCATCCCTAGCTTCTAAGGTATCAAACAGGGCTGTATTCTTGCTCCTTATTCAGTTTCGATATAAATGAGATATTGTGTCCTTTCTAACCAAAAGTTCACCTTCCATTATCTTTCTACCTTCTCGTTTCAATTATTTTGTGTATGGCTGATATGGCTATTTTATCCATAACGCAAGTACCTTTCATAGATTCCTAGTTGCTTTTGTATAGAGCTGTtctagagaatttcttgaaatcaGGTATTCAAAAGCTGTGAGTATAACCTTGAAGAAAAGGAGGTAATGTTGCAACCAAGACAATGCTCGGATAAGAGAAATCTAAGCCCAGAGCAGGAATGGAATTTGAGAAAGCATCTCTGACTTGAGTCTTTATAGTTATCTTTAGGATAAAAGTGGGGCGGACAAAGGTACATTCAGAGTTGCAAGAGACTGTTACTGTAACCCTACAATAAAGGTAGTTTTAGTATTCATGACTTTGATATTCAAGTCTGGTCTATTTTGAAGGGCTGACATAAACCAAAGttctaggttttgttttttttctagaaTGCAGTTTAAGTCCCTTGTTAAATGGGAAATTAAATCCGTTGATCTAAGTTCTTTACAGCTAGATGTCAACCTGATCTAAAGTCCAATTGATCAGGTTAAGAACTTCAATTATCTAAATATCCACTTCAACCCTTCACCCattggtataatcagctgagttaAGTTTTTATTAGAGCTTAAAAATCTTCTAACACAATCTTAAAACGTATCAATTATCAAGGTAATAATTACATTCCTGTAGCAATAACATTGTACAAAGTAAAAGTGTTGGGTTTATTGCTATATAGTGCACAACTTTGTGTTTATAAGGATGCCCCTATTTTAAAAGCTGTTCAGTCCCAGTTTCTGAAAGTCAAACTTCATGTCATTAACCTCAAATGCTCTTGGTTCAGGTAGAATTTAGCTAAATTTTTCCTTGGGATCTACCTGGGGTTTTGCTTGCCTCAGATTTTGGCTAAAATAAATATTTCGGGGTAGGCTAGGGCTAAAGTTAAATCAGTAAGCCATCACCTGTTGTATCATGCATAGTGTCTAGCATTCATAAATCTCATTGGCAgaaatttcagttatttttctgAAGAAATTACAATCTCACTTCTGCAAGACCTAACTCTTGACTTCTGGTCCAGTATTTGGAAGGTATGTTCTGTGCCTTTCAGGCTTGGTAGCAAGTTTTAAGTAAGATGCCTGGTTAGTGGAGGCTAGCTATCTCTGAACCACATTGATTTCTGGGTTATTGCACTACAGTGAATGTATTAATAATGTAGTACAAATTCAGCCAAAAATTTCAAAGAACATTAGAAAATGTCAACTTCAAAGGCTCTTGTCCTTCTAGAACAGTTATCACAACAAACCATATTGGGTTTCCTTATTTGTAGTTTAGTAAAACTCAGCAAACCTAGTTTGAAAGTCGTGGTTGTAACTCATTGTGTTgttaatctgccaaattgcactgTAAGGAGTAGGAACCTTCCTGTTGCCTGTTACAACAAACAGCGATCCAAGTCTTTGTTGACGGAcctttacgtgtgtgtgtgtgcaggactTGACTTGGTATCATCCCAGCCACAACTGATCTGCCCAGCCCACCGCGTCTCTGAAACTCATCACAACAGGAAACGACAACAAAAGAATGAAAAACCACGGGGTGGGGGTAGGAGGGGGAGCCAACTCTCCGCAGACAGTCCATTTGAAGTTTTATTATTTCGATTTTCCAACCGCGAGGACTTTCCACTTCCATCCAGGCGGTAACGAGGCCCTCGCGCGTCGAGAGAACGGGTGGGAACTCGCCGTCAGGATATAGGCGAAAGTTTCTCCTCCTGGCAAGAGGCGAGAGATCTCTATGGAGATCCCAGGTTGCCACGGGAGCTGCCCTCCGCATGCAAGCGGCTgagcgggcgggcgggcgacCGCCGGCTCTAACTGGCCGTTCCCAACAGACGCGGGCGGCTTGAAAGTAATTAGAGCGCACGCCGAAGGGCCGGCGGACAGGGCGGTACAGCGGCGTCGGGCGCTGATTGGTTTACCAGCTATATAGGCTGGGACTGGAGGCCGGCGGGGCTGTGTTAAGTCCTTGTCTGGCTTCGTTGCTTTCCCTCTGCCTGGTCTAAAGGAATCCTAAAGAAACGCCTTTCGCTACAGGTGGGGAGGAGAGGAGCGGGGAGCGGCGGGGTTATTGCAACAAGAAATGGGTAACTTGTCTCAAGgtccgggtgtgtgtgtgggctTCTTCTGGGGAAGGGGCGAtggggaaggaaggttggttcagCACTCGGGGCGAACTGCTCCTTCTCCCGCCCTGCCCGCCTTTTTAGTTTGCCTGGAGTTGTAGTTCCAACAAATCGAGCCATCCTGAgcttttcccccttctctctctctctctctctttctctcttccccctcccactcCGGTCCTGAACGTGATGCGGGGCTTGGGGAAAATTGTTCTGCTATTGAAATCATTTCTTTCAGAGCTCACCCGTAACAGAAGatcatgtttcttctttttcttcaaacGCTTGTTCTGGGAGacttaaataaatgttatttaccCCCATAGCAAGCTTACATGTCTCCCAATGTCTTAATTACCGGTAGTAGTAACGGCGATCAAGTAGTAACAGCGACTGACTAGACTTGCCTTTTAGGTAACTAGCGTCTGGATTTATGCAATTTTGTAATCATGATTTagtaaataagcccttttgcctCAATGGTCTTATTTATACTCGATGGAAACACTGTGGCTATGTGATACATGAATATAGCCTATGTATCATGGGATTTCAACTTGTTTCCTTGGAAGAGATTGAGGGAGACTTGGTTTTATGGATGTAGctatatttgaatagaatagaatagaatagaattttttattggccaagcgtgattggacacacaaggaagttgtcttggtgcatctgctctcagtgtacacaaaagaaaagagcaCACTGAACTGTAAGCTAGTCTGCCATATATTAATTTACTTAAGTGTGTGAACTTAGTCCATTTAGTCAGGTAATGGATTAGCATCTTgcaaattctatttctattctattgtgttaaTTGAATAGATTAGAGATACTGCAAATACCTTACAGAACTACAGCTGTGTGTTCCCATAAGATCTTCAGCTATATGCCGTTTCGGCCAATAACTTTCAAATGACAAAATTATCCTTGGGGAACAGTGTTAATACTATCATTACCATCTTTTTTCAAAAGCTTACTGGATTTGAGGATGATCATAGATAGGGAGGTATGTTAATACAGTTCTAATATTTGAAAACCAATTTATAGGCAGAGTGGGCAATTAGCTGAATGTTTGCTGATGTGCAGTTTCTCATTGTGAAGATAATGGGAGTGCTGTGGAAACCCTGTGAAAATGTTACATGCTTGAAGATTTTCACTGATACGTGCTAAGCCAAAGAGAGTAGCAAGTTGATTTGGAAACGTAAttgatgattttttccccccagtatcAGCTGCTGATTTGCAGGAAATGTATCATAGCAACAAGGATGATGAGATGGTACAAGCTGGCCTTCGGGGCACCCTGCCACTTCCAGTTGTACCCCATGACAATCAGAATTCCCAGCACAGAGTTATTCTTGGGGAGCTGAGAGAAAATGGACAGTGTCTAAGATCCTCTTCCCATGTAAGTtggaaagcattttggattaaccaGGTGTCTAGGTGACTGGGCTGAAGGGAAAAGAGTGGTGGCTCAGTGTTTCTGTTTTAATCCTTAGAATTTTCCAAAATATATTCAATTTCAGTTCTCAGATTTGGAAATCTAACACAAGCAGATGATGTCAAGGTAGGAAAACTTCCCTTAGCTCTGCAGGACCAGCTGAAGCTTTTGAATGCTTTTCAAGGACAAGCTGGACATTGCAGTAGTGCTCAGCAGACTactaaggcatgagtgaccatgagcaGTGCCTCCAAATCTATGAAAGGCTTCAACTAGCACCCAAGATGTATTTGGGCAAAAGTTCTCTTGGCCATGGCTCCCATTGCTTTTGAGCAAGTGTGAGTCCAGGTGGCTTTCCAAATTGCACTCTGGAGAAAAATAACCCTAGCTAGAATTAACAATGGCAAATCGCAAGATATAGGGTACCCTAAAGCCCTCAGCTATTTAGTCAGGTTTGAGCTGAATCTGGTTCATTTTCCAAGCATTGGGAAGTACCACCACTTGCACACCACCACTTGGCCCAGGACAGAGATGAACAATTGTATCATTAGCATTCTGATGACACTTGACCCCCTGCCAATGAAGGTATTCTTCCAGCAGTTGAATGGCAGGACTCTCTCCACCATCACCGAACCGGCCTTGGAAAGAAGAAAACCATTGAAAAACTCTGTCTCCCATTCCCATCCAGCCAGAAAAATACCATAagtgatggtattgaaagctgaGACCTCCTGAAGTCATCTACTTGCATGATCAATGCCATCTTAGTACTAGATCCTGACATGAAGGCCAAATATAATGGGTCCAgagcagtagtgaaatgtaaaatttgttactacaggtactgtgggtgtggcttggtgggtgggtgggtgaggataatgtgactgggtgggcgtggccaactttaaaaaaaaattaaagcatttttttacaaccttccggctgaagaggttgtagaaaaaatgctttaaaaagattctgacgatcccagctgagtggcctgatcatcaaactttttaaagcattttttttacaatctcttcagccgaagaggttgtaaaaaatgttttaaaaagtttaaaaaaaaaactcggaTGAtcgggcagctcagctgggcatgggcagggagggggggggcaacgatttttgctactggttctccgaaccaccagccatcactaccggatcggacgatcgggtctgaaccaggagcatttcaccccggtccaGAATCTCTGCTTCCTCCAGAAGGAACCTATAGATCTACCACTTATTAATaacctttcattaaaaaaaaaacgttggagacaggatgaaaaTTTTGATGAAGTATTTTGTGTTCTAGTAATGTTTTCTTGAGAAGGGATAATATCATCTCAGACAGCGTTCAAGGACAAGATGGAAAATTATATTATTACTGGGATGTAGGTATAGTTTGTTACTATTGTGTGCTATTTTACTTACTGTATAAGtaaaaaacaaatataatgaaaagttaagggaactaggtatgtgtggcctaatgaagagaaggatcacAGGTAACATGACAGCTTTTCTTCCAGTACTTGGGGAGTAGTCATAGAGATTAAGATGTTGACATATTCTCTAAAGTAGctgaagcaggacaagaagcaatgggtggaaactttttAAAGAGAAATCCTACCTGCAATTAAGGAGAATTTCCTGGTAGAGCAGTTAAGCTTGTCCCTCCACTCtagagttgtgggtgccccagtgCTGGAGGTTTCAAGAAAACATTGGCCattcatttgtctgggatggtataaggattcCTGCCTTGGATAGGGTGTTagtctagaagacttccaaggccttcctatgattctgtgattctaCTTTGAAATTGTAAACCACTCAAACTCTCAGCGTAAATTCTCTTTTACTAAATTGTAATAAGTAACTAAAACGTAACCAAACATTGTTTGGCCTAGTGATTTCCTTCTGTTCTTACGAAATCATAATTTGAGGAATCTTTAATATCCATCTATGCtttatctagaccaggggtctccaaccttggcaactttaaagttgccaaggttggagacccctgatctagaacaagtATTCAGCATTTTCTTATGAGTTAGCTTCAGAACTGAAAGAATTTTCATTTCCTATATCACAGTGACCCAATTACTGGCTATTTCTGCTCTTGGGCTAATGGAATTTGAGTTATGGGTCCCATCATAACCATGCAGCATGGCCAATGATAATAAGAATTGTGGTCCATCAACACTTAAAGACCAAGGCTGATCTGAATaatactgattttatttttttttatatacagaATTATAGTCATTATCTGGaagttgaatcatggcaactggacttcttttcttggTTTAAAATGtttgctgcttatccaagtagttTCTTCAGTATATTCTTTTTCAGGGAATTTCCATGATGAGACCGGTATCTGgatcagaaaatatttttcctaTGACTGGCAAATATCTAATGCCAACCTCTGTGTCATCCAAAAAAAGCTTTACTGTTTACATAGATAAAATGGAAGAGAGAAGCAAAAATGATTTTAtagctgcagaagaagtggaatATAGTATGTGCGAAACTGAGACCAGTACAATAAAACCTAACCTTCATCTACTCTTGAACTTAAGTACAGGTAACAAATCATTAATAAGGAAAAGATTTTACCTTTTTGTGTTATATGTTGCCTCCAATGAAAGCAACATTTGAATGTTAAGGAGCACTTTTTGAATATTTTGCTGGTCTAGTGTCTCCAATGTTGGTGGATAAGTCCCTGCAAAATGAAGATTGTGAGGGTAACGAACTGGACATGAGTATTGATGAATATGCAGAAGATATTCATAATTATTTAAGAGATGCagaagtaagtaaaaaaaaataaacagacttGCTACCGTTCTGTGTAATATTGTCCTGTAGATAGTGTTTATGTAACATATACTGCATGAATTCCAATCTTCCTTTTTGACTCTGTCTCTTAAACCTCATCTTGGAGAATGTTTCCTTATTGTGTAATATTCCTAGAAACTGCTTCACATTCTATCTGACCAGCTTTAAGATTGATGCTGTTGATTTTGCATTCCATACTTGCTAAGAATGGATACTAAAAGAGGATATTTCAGCTCTATTGTCTGCATACcgtctttccctgaaaataagatcctatcttacatttttttgaaccctgaaataagcgcttggccttattgccgtgcGCTCAAAagaccgattgggcttattatcaggggatgccttattttgggggaaacagggtagctctATATGCATTTGTGCACTGCTGTCTCtgcatattttaatttctatgaCCACCTTGTGAATTATTCTGGGTGggggcaatatttatttatttatttatttatttgatttgtataccgcccttctcccgaaggactcagggcggttcacagcaaataaaatgcatataatacagattaagaacagtataaaaaacttattcaatatatggcataaaaactaaaataagaataaaaaccccatttaaaactacatttaatagTAATTTTGAGAGACAGTTCTTTATTTTACCACTATACAATCTttactctcttttcctttttctgtacTATAAGGTAAGGTATATCTTACAATTTAGGTAACATATATCTGACAAAACAGATTCTAATTAACAGAAGACAGTAACTCTCTTATTTTCAAGATAGCAAAATGCTTCTGTGGCTgtgctatagatcaggggtctccaaccttagcaactttaaggcttgtggacttcaactcccagaggtgaagtctgggagttgaagtccacaaaccttaaagttactaagattggaggcCCCTGATCTATAGATGGTTTCATGTTGGTTTGGATAGTTTTGGTTTAATAGTAAAAGAACTCACTTTGGTGCTCCTACACCAAAatgattataatattataatattttctgGACTTATATTGGGCACAAAACAGTGAGAAAATCCACCTTTCTTAAAACAGAAATAGGGAAGACTGTTAGGCTTAATCATAAATGCTTCCCAGAAGCCATCTTTGCCAACCATTGTGTATCCTCCTGTTCTCTAATCATGATTGGCTCTGTTATCTTAAAGGCAACACTTATATATCTGCATATTGGTGTACTACTTCCAAAATTATCACCGTGTAATTTCTGCCTCATTTTATCATTGAAGTTACAAAACTTTTCAATATTTAGGGGAATCTGCAATTTCAAAGTTAGTGGCAATTTTTTGAGCCAACTACATTAACAGCAAATCTATTGTCCATTTGGAGATTTCTAGAAAAGCACTCTAGCActccaaaatgttttttaaatcttaGCTCACTGGATCCATACATTGCTGCTAAGACAATTTATACCTTATGTGATATGTGGCACCTATCTTCGTGACTTTGCACCAACAGTAGCAAAcactttagagcagggatctccaaccttggtccctttaagacttgtggacttcaactcccagagtctctcagtcagctttgctggctgaggaactctgggagttgaagaccacaagtcttaaagggaccaaggttggagacccctgctttagaggatcaAGTGGCATTTGACAAGTTGTAACTATGGAGGAATCAAGAACAATTTCAACATGGACAAATGCAAAGTCCTGCACTTGGGTAGAAAAAAGATTAAAAGCTACACTGTAGGATGATGGAGTATTGGATATGCCTACTTTTTATCTAGAACATATACAAAAGTAATTAGTTACCTTGGTCACAagctaaatatgaaccaattataTGAGGGAGCTtcaaaaaaagcaaatgaaatcCTAGATTTCCAAATATACATAAAGAAGCATCCTGTCAGGATCAAGAGAAGTCATCATTCCTCTTTTTTCTATGTTGATCAGATCACAACTAAAACACTAGGCCATCAACCCATTCTAGGAAGCACATTGGCAATTCTGAAGGTATCTTCATGAGAGCATCTAAAATGATGAAAggcctggaaggaaaaaaattaaggatTGATTGGAATAGCTTCCAAGAATGTTAAGTTTATCATGGACAAGATGAGATAGAATTATTCAGAGTGGTTCCAGAAGACACAGCAAGAAATAAGGGATTTAAATTACAAAGAAGTAGACAGACATCAGGAAAAAAATGCCATAATGGTAAGGAGTGTTCAACAGTGGAACAGATTGACTTGGGAAGTGACAGACACTGTTAGTGGAGGTATTTAGACAGCGGCTGAATGGTCATCTGTTGGGATTGCTGACATGGTAAATTTCTGCAATGGGCAGAGGACTGAACAACATAGATTTCTAAGGTTCTCTCCAACCTTTGTGTTCTATGATTGGTGATATAATAAACTATTTCAGACATAGTGGTTCAGAGAGCCACAATTATACCTCTCCCTAAACCagcatttttgttttttcattcaaTCCAAAAGTCCTTAAGATCTGCCCTAAACTGGTAAGGGGAGATGGAGGAGTAAACTTTTATTTCTTGTCCAATGGCTCCATCAGCCAGCATTCTTGGAACAATTTGGAACATTCCTGATATAATATAGTCAGCATTCACACATTATATTAGGTCACAGACTGTATACTGAGTGTCACAATTGTTGACATTGTGTAGTACATTAAACCAAAGCCAAGCCAAACGTATTATGGCTTAGTGCAATATGTGTAGAAGATCTATTCCCTTTGCTTATTCTAAAGCTAAACCCTTTGTATGTAGGTAAGACACAGGCCCAGACCTTGCTACATGAGGAAGCAGCCTGATATAACTTCAGGGATGCGTGCCATCTTAGTAGACTGGCTAGCAGAAGTTGGTGAAGAATACAAGCTTCAGACAGAGACATTGTACCTTGCTGTGAACTACTTGGACAGATTTCTTTCTTGCATGTCGGTCCTCAGAGGAAAATTGCAACTTGTGGGAACAGCAGCCATTCTCCTAGCTGCGTAAGTATGTTTAGGTAAAAGACAACCTATGGCAGATGACTGTTCTTGAATAGCTTATCAAGGTGATAgaaatggctgaaaaaatgcAACAAAGCATTAGTATGCTTCCAGTTTGGTTCCATATTTttcccaatctccattttcagcTTTTACTATTCtgcacaaactcatggtaaaccgctccaaacttgattgcagaaaatatgacttcagtaacagagtggtcaatgcctggaatgcactacctgactctgtggtttcttccccaaacccccaaaactttaaacttaaactgtctactgttgacctcaccccattcctaataggtctgcaagaggcgtgcataagtgcacctgcgtgcctaccatccctgtcctaatagtcctttttacttactctttcgtgtatccaaattatttttatacttttacctgttatcttatatatgattgactaaataaataaataaaataaataagagttaGAGGAGCTAGAGATAAAATCTGATACTGGATCCTCAGTTTGGATCTGCACCCTAACTTGAACTTTAACTTATATAAGCACAT encodes the following:
- the CCNA1 gene encoding cyclin-A1 — translated: MYHSNKDDEMVQAGLRGTLPLPVVPHDNQNSQHRVILGELRENGQCLRSSSHGISMMRPVSGSENIFPMTGKYLMPTSVSSKKSFTVYIDKMEERSKNDFIAAEEVEYSMCETETSTIKPNLHLLLNLSTVSPMLVDKSLQNEDCEGNELDMSIDEYAEDIHNYLRDAEVRHRPRPCYMRKQPDITSGMRAILVDWLAEVGEEYKLQTETLYLAVNYLDRFLSCMSVLRGKLQLVGTAAILLAAKYEEIYPPEVEEFVYITDDTYSKKQLLRMEHLLLKVLAFDLTVPTVNQFLLQYLQRHSVSLKTENFARYIAELSLLEADPFLKYLPSQMAAAAYCLANYTMNRLFWPETLAAFTGYSLSEIVPCLSDLHKACLDAPHRQQQAIREKYKLTKYMQVSLLEPPTVLPLH